Proteins encoded by one window of Paenibacillus urinalis:
- a CDS encoding AAA family ATPase, with the protein MPVSKESMQIISEVKSNLESTILGKSFEIQLLLTALLAGGHVLIEDVPGTGKTQLIKALARSMQGEYRRIQCNPDILPSDITGVSVFHPRDERFYFRPGPVMTNILLADEINRATTKTQSALLEVMEERSVTVDGDTYELPKPFMMCATQNPIDFEGTYMLPEAQLDRFMLKISLGYPDAATEKHLLRQHQQGQPADKLRPVTHMDQIAEVQQEIRNVYMDEAVTDYLLGIVRSTREHASVLLGASPRASIAFMNAVKAYAFLNGRDYVIPDDVKVLAPYVISHRVVLKPEARLDRMSQEEILAQIIEQKHVPVSLER; encoded by the coding sequence ATGCCCGTAAGTAAGGAATCGATGCAGATCATATCCGAAGTAAAATCGAATCTCGAATCTACTATATTAGGCAAATCTTTTGAAATACAATTACTGCTCACAGCACTGCTGGCTGGAGGGCATGTTCTTATAGAAGACGTTCCCGGGACGGGGAAAACTCAGCTGATCAAGGCGTTAGCCCGCTCCATGCAGGGAGAATACCGCAGAATTCAATGTAATCCTGACATCCTGCCGAGTGATATTACAGGTGTATCCGTGTTCCATCCGAGGGATGAGCGTTTTTATTTCAGACCTGGTCCGGTCATGACCAATATTCTGCTCGCCGATGAGATTAACCGTGCCACCACAAAGACGCAATCCGCCCTGCTTGAAGTCATGGAGGAGCGAAGCGTCACGGTCGATGGAGACACGTATGAGCTTCCTAAACCGTTTATGATGTGCGCAACACAGAACCCAATTGATTTTGAAGGAACTTATATGCTCCCAGAGGCTCAGCTGGACCGGTTTATGCTCAAGATCAGCCTTGGCTATCCTGATGCCGCAACAGAGAAGCATTTATTGAGACAGCATCAGCAAGGACAACCGGCAGATAAGCTTAGACCCGTTACCCACATGGATCAAATTGCCGAAGTCCAGCAAGAAATTCGAAATGTTTATATGGACGAGGCTGTAACCGATTATCTGCTTGGAATTGTGCGCAGCACAAGAGAGCATGCTTCCGTTCTGCTCGGGGCTAGTCCTCGTGCTTCCATTGCATTCATGAATGCGGTCAAAGCGTATGCCTTCTTGAACGGCAGAGACTACGTCATTCCAGATGACGTTAAAGTTCTTGCTCCGTACGTCATCTCGCACCGGGTTGTGCTGAAGCCTGAAGCAAGACTGGATCGAATGAGCCAGGAAGAAATTCTTGCCCAAATTATTGAACAGAAGCATGTTCCTGTATCGTTGGAGCGCTGA
- the spoVAE gene encoding stage V sporulation protein AE, with protein sequence MQFLWAFLIGGLICVIGQLMFDVLKLTPAHTMSTLVVTGAVMDAVGWYDPLVKFAGAGASIPITSFGNSLVHGALTELERDGWLGVITGVFNLTSAGISSAIIFSFLAALFFKPKG encoded by the coding sequence ATGCAGTTTCTATGGGCTTTTCTTATTGGCGGACTGATCTGTGTGATCGGACAACTCATGTTCGATGTACTCAAGCTGACTCCAGCACACACGATGAGCACACTGGTCGTAACAGGCGCAGTTATGGATGCGGTGGGCTGGTATGATCCTTTAGTGAAGTTCGCCGGCGCCGGCGCTTCGATACCGATTACGAGCTTTGGCAACTCGCTTGTTCATGGAGCGCTGACCGAGCTGGAGCGGGATGGATGGCTTGGTGTCATCACAGGGGTGTTCAATCTTACCAGTGCAGGTATATCATCGGCTATTATATTCTCCTTTCTGGCTGCCTTGTTTTTTAAGCCGAAGGGCTGA
- the spoVAD gene encoding stage V sporulation protein AD: MRRVGGQTWEFENKPRIIGTSSVVGPEEGEGPLAEDFDYIYDNLQIGEKTWEKAERRLFEQAAQIAIANANISKNELQYFVGGDLMNQIISSSFSARQLGVPYLGLFGACSTSMESLALASLIVDSGGGDYVLAGTSSHNCTVEKQFRFPTEYGAQKPPTAQNTVTGSGCAIISKTGSGPVVRRATIGRVMDLGIKDPYNMGAAMAPAAADTLISHFRDTGLEPGYYDLIVTGDLASVGLPIAKQLLQKEGIPMEQTEFNDCGLMIYDINTQKYVFAGGSGCGCSATVTYGHLIKRIKKGELNKVLVVATGALLSPLSYQQGETIPCIAHAVAIEREEE, translated from the coding sequence ATGAGAAGAGTCGGAGGACAAACCTGGGAATTTGAGAACAAGCCGCGCATCATCGGTACATCCAGCGTGGTGGGACCTGAAGAAGGGGAAGGACCGCTGGCCGAGGATTTTGATTACATCTATGACAACCTGCAGATTGGCGAAAAAACATGGGAAAAAGCGGAGCGTCGGCTGTTTGAGCAGGCTGCTCAAATTGCGATCGCTAACGCAAACATATCGAAAAACGAACTGCAATATTTTGTGGGTGGTGATTTGATGAACCAAATCATCAGCAGTTCATTTTCTGCGCGGCAACTGGGTGTTCCATACTTAGGCTTATTCGGCGCTTGCTCAACGTCCATGGAAAGCCTTGCGCTGGCTTCCTTAATTGTCGATTCGGGAGGCGGAGATTACGTTCTGGCTGGCACTTCAAGCCACAATTGTACGGTTGAGAAGCAGTTCCGTTTTCCAACGGAATATGGGGCTCAGAAGCCGCCTACAGCGCAAAATACAGTAACAGGCTCCGGCTGCGCCATTATAAGCAAGACGGGCAGCGGACCTGTCGTTCGCCGTGCAACCATTGGACGAGTTATGGATCTGGGCATCAAGGACCCTTATAACATGGGAGCAGCGATGGCGCCTGCAGCAGCCGACACGCTCATATCTCATTTTCGGGATACGGGACTGGAGCCTGGATATTATGACTTGATCGTGACGGGAGACCTCGCCTCGGTTGGACTGCCTATAGCTAAGCAGCTGCTTCAAAAGGAAGGAATACCGATGGAGCAGACAGAGTTCAACGACTGCGGACTCATGATTTATGATATCAACACTCAGAAGTATGTATTTGCCGGAGGCAGCGGCTGCGGCTGTTCTGCAACAGTAACGTACGGACATTTAATCAAAAGAATTAAAAAAGGGGAATTAAATAAAGTATTGGTTGTAGCAACAGGCGCTTTATTATCTCCTTTGTCTTATCAGCAGGGCGAAACGATCCCTTGTATCGCTCATGCCGTAGCTATTGAGAGAGAGGAGGAATAA